A region of the Pseudomonas sp. A34-9 genome:
ACGATCAAATATTTCTGAAAGATCAAGTGGATTGCGATCCATATCCATCTGGATTGAGTCAGCAAAAATGATGTTACGCTCACCCCACAACTCTTTGTCCGATGCTCTGAGTTTTAGATGATCGACCGACTCTCCGGGCTCATAGCCATTGGGGTGGAATCGTTGGTAGGAGGATACGTCCTGTCTTTTAGTCCCCGTAAAGTAGCGACTTTTTTTAAGCAAGATCGTGTTTTCATCCGCCATACGCACGGCTAGATCGATTCCGAAATCGTACTGAATTAACTTGGACAGATAAAAATGAGCTTTTCCTAGGCTCACCGCGTAGATTTGTTCTGGTTTTTCAATGTGGTGACTCAGCAGCATCCCAAAATGGAAGGTATTGGTCGGTTTCACGACATCGTCATTGAAAAAATCCTTGTAAGTATCCCACCACCAAATGTCATTTCCCTTCACCTTCTCGGAGAAATAGAAAGTCATCGAATAGCCATTTGAGATGTGGGTTTTCTGCTGGTGAAGCCCAACGCCGGCTATTTTTTCTACTAGCTGAGCGAGCTTGGAGTGCTTGACCTTATAGATATTGTAGGTGTTATTCATGGCAAGTCCCTTTGGGCGCTGGGCGCGAACACAGTCAAAATCCCATCCCGCAAAACCCGCGCAACTCGATCCGGGACAGTTTGGTCGGCTTTGTCGATTGGTTACAAAATCGCATCGCTTTAGCATAGACATGGATGGCTTTTTTTTCCGCCATTGACCCGGTGTTACCTGAACTTCACTCGTCGATGTAGGGATGTGACGCAATGAGGTCTCGATAAACGCCTGTGTTTAAAAAGACATCTCCAGACACTCTCCCAGGCTACACATCCTTGCGCCTTTGCCTACAGCTACGCCAGAATCCGCCGGCTTGTGCGCTTTTGGGTCGGATTCTATTGTGGTCCGGTCGCTGACGAATCAGCGATCGGGTTTGGTAGCCCGGCTTAGACTTGGCGCATAGCGTCGCCCGATACAGGCCTTTTTGGGGCTGTGTATTTATGGTGGCCATGCGCAGGGCGTCTTCGGGCGCGCCGGTTCTCCAAGTCACCGGTCTACCAACCTTCGTATGGCCACCACCCCTTCGTTTGGTAGCGAAAGATGATGGCTCCTTTTCTATGATTTGGAGATTCACTCATGATCAAGCCAACACCCAACCCGCCCGAAACCGCCTCGGTTTCCCCCTACGAATCCATCGATTCCAGAAAACTCCACGAAGCCGCCGACCGCGCGCTCGACCATTACCTCTGCCCGCCCGGCTCCACGCCGCCCCCACGTAAAACCCGCGGGATGTATGCCGTGACCGCGGACAACAAAAACGAAGAGCTGCTGATAGATGCCAGTGAAACACTTGCTTCGGCTCAAACCATTGCGCAGAACGTTGCCAGTCTGTTGCCGGCGTCGCAGCGTCGGGCGTTGTTGGGGATTGCGCAGTTGATCATGCTCGGGGAGTTGGCGGTGAACCGGGTGTTGGATAATTTGCAATTGCCGGGTTGATGCGGGTGCCGGGATCACCTGCTGATTGATCGGGTGTTCATTCTGGCGCCTTCGCGAGCAGGCTCGCTCCCACAGGGTTTTATGCTGATTGCAGGTGTTGTGTGCGACGCTGAAACCTGTGGGAGCAGTCGATTATTACCGCGTAGTCTTCGGGTGGTTATTGGGGCGCCTCGGGACATTCGCGGGTCCATCGCGTCACGGTCATGTCATTGAATTTCTCACCGATGGTATCGACGCGTAGGCAAGTTCCTTTCTTCGCGTAGTAGAAGATGCAACGCGAGCTATCAAACGAGCAGGTATCCAGTTCGAAGAACTCGTGTGCAGCCAGCTCCTTCTCTACGCCGCTGTATTCATAGCCGTCGTTGGTATGCATCCGCGTCGGGTTCCATCCTTGTTTGACTAGCTTGGACTTTGCCGCAGCCAAACGCTCACCGATGGCTATGCCTGCTGGCCCGCGCTTTTCGTTTAGCGCCTGTGAGCCATCGGCAAACGCTGCACTGATACCCATGCAATAAAGTGCGACAAATACGAGGGTTGAAGCCTTCATTTGACAGTTCCTATAGCCAATCTTTAGCTCGACAAAAACTCCGGACATTGGGTGTTCATTCTGGCGCATTCGCGAGCAGGCTCGCTCCCACAGGGTTTTGTGTTGGTCAGGAATGTTGTGTCCGGCGCTGAAACCTTTGGGAACTGGGCCTGAGATATTTGTGTGGGAGCTGCCGGAGGCTCGGGCCACGATCGGACGATCTTTTGATTTTGATTTGAAAAACAAGGTCAAAAGATCGCAGCCTTCGGCAGCTCCTACATGAGGAAAAAGGGACGAATTTATTTTTGAACAATAGATCCGTCCCTTTGAATGTTCCTGACGGGGCACCGTATCAAGATCTGCCTAGTCGCCCAAATCAACGGCATTACCGCTAGCCCGGACATAGTAATTATCGAATTCACCGCTTTCGACGAACACGAAGCCATGGCGAGTGTAAAAACGATTTGAAGCGCTTTCCTTGAGAGCCCCCACCTTGATGGGACGCCCGATCTCATCAGCCTCTCTGAAAACCCGAGTAAGAACTTCAGAGCCGATTCCTGCTCCTTGAGCACTGGGTATCACATACAAGTGGTCAAGCAGAAGCTCGCTCTGATGGTCTTTGATTACGACAAAACCGACCAGATCACCTGATACTTCTATGCGGCGTGTGCTGTTAGCGTCGAACCCGCCAAGAAATCGTTCGCGCGCACGATCCGGGTCAAATCGTCCAAGCCGTTCAAGGCTTTCGCGCATGGCCTCAATCCTGATGGCTACCAGATCTTCCAGGTCGTTATTGGAAGCTGCACATAAAACGACAGTGGAGTTTTGATCAGCGGAGGCTGGCATAACAAGCACCCTAAACATGGCCGGTCAGTGATTATAGAGAACAGAATCCGCATAACCACTACGGCCTCGGTTCAATGGAGGCGATGGCGCCATATCAGCTTCAGGGGGATGTGTTAGCCGGACGCTTACGTCTGTTGGGGAAAGGGGACGGATCTGTCGTGGGATCCGAGACGCAATGAGAATTCCGATAAACGCCAATGTTTAAGAAGACATCTCCAGACACTCTCTCAGGCTACATATCCTTGCGCCTTTGCCTACAGCTACGCCAGAATCCGCCGGCTTGTGCGCCTTGGGGGCGGGTTCTATTGTGGTGCGGTCGCTGACGAATCAGTGATCGGATTTGACCGTCCGCCCAATATCAAGGCGCGCCAGCGTTCTGCACGTGTTCAGGCATTGTCTGAAATCATGTCGCGGTGGCTGTGCGTGGGACACCTTCGGGTGTGCCGGATTCCTTGATGTCCGGTCGGTCAACCCGCGTACAGCTGCCACCCTGTTTGTTTGACCGCGAACAGTGGCGGCTCCAGTCATCAAGGAGCTTCACCATGATCAAACCAACACCCAACCCGCCCGAATCCAACTGCACGTCCCCCTACGAATCCATCGATTCCAGAAAACTCCACGAAGCCGCCGACCGCGCGCTCGACCATTATCTCTGTCCGCCCGGGTCCACGCCGCCGCCACGTAAAAAACGTGGGATGTATGCCGTGACTGCGGACAACAAAAACGAAGAATTGCTGATTGATGCCAGTGAAACGCTTGCTTCGGCTCAAACCATTGCGCAGAACGTCGCCAGTCTGTTGCCGGCGTCGCAGCGTCGGGCGTTGTTGGGGATTGCGCAGTTGATCATGCTCGGGGAGTTGGCGGTGAATCGGGCGCTGGATAATTTGCAATTGCCGGGGTGATGTAGGTGTCGGGATCACCCGGTGATTGATCGGGTGTTCATTCTGGCGCTTTCGCGAGCAAGCTCGCTCCCACAGGGTTTTGTGTTAATTGCAGAAGTTGTGTTTGGCGGTGAGATCTGTGGGAGCGGGTCGGTTACTTTCCAGCAACGTTTTCATTTGGTTTGTTGCTACTTTCGGCATTGCGCCTGGAAAAATCAGCGGCGGATCTATTCAAGAAGGCAGGTGATCGACCACCACCCTCACGGGTGATGGTTCGATGCTTAACGCAGGTTAGATATTCGGGGTGTAAGAGAAACTCTGCGAAGCTTCGGTATCGGTGAATGGCGTAACACGCGGTTTCTTGTTGAACAGGCCATTGACGACCGAGCCTGGGAACATTTCGATGGAGTTGTTGAACAGTTCGACGTTGCGGTTGTAGATGGTGATGGCCGCGCCGACGTTTTCTTGTTGTTCGGCAATCTCGCGCATCGTGTTGTTCGCCACTTCGGATGCTTTCAGGTCAGGGTAGGCCTCGAAGGTAACGCGCAAGCCGCCCATCAGCTCCCGTGAGGCGGTTTCTACTGTGGAGAGGGCATTGCCGTCCGCGCCAGCAGGCAGGCTGTGGATCGCGCTGCGCAGGCCGGCAATTTTTTCGAGGAGGCTGGACTCGAAGACCATGAAGTCTGCGAGTACTTTTTGCAGCTGATCGAGCACTTTTGTCTTCTGGCGTTCGTAAACGAGGACGTCCGACCAGGCACGTTGTACGCGGTTGTGTCCCCCGATGATGCCGTTGTAGATGCTGAAGCCCGCGATGATCATGACGACAGCGATAACAATGGCGAGGGTGAGTGTGATGTCCATGTCTTACTTCTCTTGGCGGCTTGTTAGGGGAGAGGAGGCGAAGTTGTCATCGTGCAGTTCACTGAGTGCATGGCTCCATTGGAGCGCAGACATCAGGCGCGGCAGTGCGACACCCGCAGCAATTTCTTCGTAGAACTCGTTGGGTGAGGACAGCGAGTATTGGGTACCGAATGTGAGTAAGTCGCTGGTCGTGAAGCTGAGGCAGAGCTTTCCACTGTCGGCGAACTCCAGGTTCGGAACCTTGAGTAGGTTGAATACCTTCATCAAGTGCAGCACCGTCGAAGGTTTGATGAACTTCGCACAGGTCATCTCGCTGCGCCCGGTCAAACAGAACGCTTTATTAAAATCCGGAGACGCCGTGTCCATGGAGCTCGGATAGTCGTTCTGCGAGTGTCCATCAGATCTGACCGATATTCCGGTGACCCATGGAAAGTCGATGACCAGACTGTAGCGATCGTAGTGGTCATACACCACTCGAGTCTCTGTTTTGGTGCCTCCCTTGCCGTCGTCAACAGTGGTTTTGACTGTTCGTTTGTCGACGTAGTGCAGCCGGTGATACTCGTAAGGGAGTTTGTGCAGCGGGCCGGCAAACACACCCCGCATCGACTGGACCAACTGGCGGCTGTAGTTGCCTCGCGTGTAATCAGCAAATTGCGCCTCCAGCTTGTTGAGGGTATAGCGCGGGTCTTCTTCCAGGCTGGTCAATCCGTTGTGGAAGTAGGATGACAGGCGAGCGATTTTGCTACTGAGCGAAGGCAAACGATCAGATTTGGATTTCATCCATACCAGACTCCCACCGGTAGAAACGATGCCGAGCACACCAAGGACCACGGCGAACAAGTCGGGGTCAATTTGCAGACGGTAAAAAAAAGAAGCGACGGTATAGGTGTTCGCATACCCAGGAAAGGCCACAGCGCTCGCGATCAATAGCAGGCCCGCGCCGAAAAAACACCATGCGCGTGTGAAACTGAATTTGAGCGAGCCATTGTACAAGGCGAACTCATGGATCACGTTCAATAGGTCGGCGTTGGATTCAGCCCTGTCAATATTGGCTTCGCTCACAGTCAGCAACTCATTCAGTCGCGCGTTCTGCGATGTGTTGGGCCTGTAGACGTCCATCAACGAGAGCACGGGAGAAGACTCACGACAGCATAGGGCGGCTCGAAGCAAGCGGGTCGAAGGTTTGCTGATTCAATTGGATGAGCGGGTGATTCAGGGATGCCGGGTGCGGGAGCGATGGCCCAGATTGTGGATTTGGTTCTATTCATAATCTGTCAGAAATTTGGAAAAGGAGGGGACGATACCATTGTCATGCAATGATGGCTTCTGGCCGGTCTGAGTTTCTGGAAATGATTCTCCTGGGATGGGGGGGCAAAAGCGACCCTCACCCCAGCCCTCTCCCGGAGGGAGAGGGGGCCGACCGAGGTGTCTTGCGGGGTGCATCGACCTGGAAGATCTTGGCGATTATGGTTTTGGTGATTCTTGGGGACGCGAGTACAAGCGACCCTGATCCCAGCTTTCTTCCGGAGGGAGAGGGGGCTGACCGAGTTGTCTTGCGGGGTGCATCGACCTGGAAGATCTTGGCGATTATGGTTTTGGTGATTCTGTGACCTTGCGAGTAGAAGCGACCCTCACCCCAGCCCTCTCCCGGAGGGGGAGGGGGCCGACCGAGGTGTCTTGCGGGGTACATCGACCTGGAAGATCTTGGCGATTATGGCTTTGATGAAGGGCATTCGATTTGGCTTTTGTGAGCTTGGCAATTGTGGATTCAATGAATGGCTTTCAAGTCGGTGTAGCTCGCGAATATCCCCGAATCGGTTCCCTCTACCTCTGGGAGAGGGCTAGGGTGAGGGGCTTTCCGTTCGGGACAACAAAGTCTCAAGCCTGGCCAACGGCGGCGCATCCTGGTTGCGGTCGAATACCTGGATACCGATTTTTAGCAATCGACCATTCTCTGCCGCTGCGATCACCTGTTCGCAGCGCAGCACTAGCCGCCCCTGATCACATTCCTGAGCTTTCATCCCCATCGGCAACTTCCCTTCCAGCCGCAACTCCGCCATCCGACTCTGCGCCGCAATCATCGCCACCGAGCGATCCCTTAAAACCCCGCTGCTCTGCGTCATCAACCCCGCCACGCGCACAGCCGCCGACATCGCCACGGCAATAATCGCCAGCGCCACCAGCACTTCAATCAATGTGAAACCCTGTTCCCGCAAACGCGCACGCATAAACGGCCCAAACCCAAAACCCAGCCCTCGACGCTAACCCGCGTCCTTGACCGCTTGACGACGAAAACACCCGAGGATTTTCAACATCACTGACATATCTTCTTGCAACACTGCGCGTCGAATCGAATCAAGCCAGGGAATGTCGAGATGGATATCGCACCTTTCAAATCGCTTCAGCAACCGATGCGCACGCCGCGTGGGCAGCAGGGTTTTACCCTGATCGAGATCATGGTGGTCGTGGTGATTCTGGGGATTCTGGCGGCGATGGTGGTGCCGAAAGTGCTCGACCGGCCGGATCAGGCGCGGGCGACGGCGGCGAAGCAGGATATTGGTGGGTTGATGCAGGCGTTGAAGTTGTATCGCCTCGATCACGGCACTTACCCGAGCATGAACCAGGGCCTGAAGGTGCTGGTGGAGCGGCCGGCGGATGCGAAGAACAGCAATTGGCGTTCGTACCTGGAGCGTTTGCCGAACGATCCGTGGGGGCGTCCTTATCAGTACCTCAACCCCGGCGCGAATGGCGAGATCGACATCTTTTCCCTCGGTGCCGACGGTCAGCCGGACGGCGACGGCGTGAATGCCGATATCGGTTCCTGGCAGTTGTAAGGCCGGCCATGAACAGCCGCTCGCCTGAGGGGGCGAAGCAACAGGGCATGGCGATTATCAGCGCGTTGTTGATTGCGGCCGTGGTGGCGGTGATTGCGGCGGGCATGTTGACGCGCCAGAGCGTGTCGACACGTGCGTTGGAGGCGGATCAGCAGCGTGTGCAGGGGCGTTGGGTGGTGCAGGGCGGGTTGGAGATCAGCCGTCAATTGCTCTGGGATGCACGTCAGCGCGATCCGTTGACCCGGCTCGATCAGCCATGGGCGCAGCGTCTCTCCGCGCAAGGTTTTGAGGGGCGACTGGAGGATGAGCAGGGCAAGTTCAACCTGCGCAATCTGGTGGCCAATGAGCGGGTCGATGAGGCGCAGGTGGCGGCGTTTCAGCGCTTGTGCGAGTTGGTCGGGGTCAGTGCCGGGTTGAGTCAGCGCATCAGTCAGCGGGTGATCGCGTCCTACCCGCGACTGCTGAATCCGCAGATTGCCGAGACGCCGAAAAGCGGTTTCGACAGTGGTCGCGCGACCTCGCCCAACGCTTCACGCAAACCGCAGAATCCGACGTTGCCAATGCTGCGCAGCATTGATGATTTGCGCAGTGTCGACGGCGTTAATGAGGCGCTGATCGGCAAACTGGCGCCGTACCTGACGGTGATCCCCGCGACGACTTGGCTCAATGGCAACACCGCCACCGCGCCGGTGTTGGCGGCTTATGTGCCGGGGCTGTCGCTGGAGCGTGCCAATGCGCTGATCGCCGAGCGCGATGCCGGGCGCTGGTTTATCAATCGTGGCGATTTCGTTAACCGCTTGCGCATGCCGCAACTGGAGCTGACCAGCGTCAAGGTTG
Encoded here:
- a CDS encoding GNAT family N-acetyltransferase, with the translated sequence MPASADQNSTVVLCAASNNDLEDLVAIRIEAMRESLERLGRFDPDRARERFLGGFDANSTRRIEVSGDLVGFVVIKDHQSELLLDHLYVIPSAQGAGIGSEVLTRVFREADEIGRPIKVGALKESASNRFYTRHGFVFVESGEFDNYYVRASGNAVDLGD
- a CDS encoding LemA family protein; the encoded protein is MDITLTLAIVIAVVMIIAGFSIYNGIIGGHNRVQRAWSDVLVYERQKTKVLDQLQKVLADFMVFESSLLEKIAGLRSAIHSLPAGADGNALSTVETASRELMGGLRVTFEAYPDLKASEVANNTMREIAEQQENVGAAITIYNRNVELFNNSIEMFPGSVVNGLFNKKPRVTPFTDTEASQSFSYTPNI
- the gspI gene encoding type II secretion system minor pseudopilin GspI, whose protein sequence is MRARLREQGFTLIEVLVALAIIAVAMSAAVRVAGLMTQSSGVLRDRSVAMIAAQSRMAELRLEGKLPMGMKAQECDQGRLVLRCEQVIAAAENGRLLKIGIQVFDRNQDAPPLARLETLLSRTESPSP
- the gspG gene encoding type II secretion system major pseudopilin GspG; translated protein: MRTPRGQQGFTLIEIMVVVVILGILAAMVVPKVLDRPDQARATAAKQDIGGLMQALKLYRLDHGTYPSMNQGLKVLVERPADAKNSNWRSYLERLPNDPWGRPYQYLNPGANGEIDIFSLGADGQPDGDGVNADIGSWQL
- the gspK gene encoding type II secretion system minor pseudopilin GspK → MNSRSPEGAKQQGMAIISALLIAAVVAVIAAGMLTRQSVSTRALEADQQRVQGRWVVQGGLEISRQLLWDARQRDPLTRLDQPWAQRLSAQGFEGRLEDEQGKFNLRNLVANERVDEAQVAAFQRLCELVGVSAGLSQRISQRVIASYPRLLNPQIAETPKSGFDSGRATSPNASRKPQNPTLPMLRSIDDLRSVDGVNEALIGKLAPYLTVIPATTWLNGNTATAPVLAAYVPGLSLERANALIAERDAGRWFINRGDFVNRLRMPQLELTSVKVGITSDWFRLRGEARRDQRRVSLEALLHRSQDRLPQVIWSRVGV